The Candidatus Eisenbacteria bacterium genome includes the window GCGGAGCGCTTCCCGCAGCCCGATCTCCCGACGAGCTTGCAGGCCATGGGGTTGCCGGCTCCGCCCATGGCGAGAGTCGCGAACGAACACACTGCCGAGGTGGCGCTGGAGCTACTTCAAAATGAAACACTTCTGGCGGCGCCAGTGGCTGCAGCCCCGGTTGGACGAGCGAGGGTCGCTCCGCTCTCCGCCGACCGCTATGCGCTGCAGGTCACACTCGCGAAGGAAACGCATGACCAGCTGCGCTACGCCCAGGCGCTGCTGAACCATGCGGTTCCCTCGGGCGACCTGGCACAGGTGCTCGACCGGGCGCTCAAGGCGCTGGTGCGTCAGCTCGAACAGCGCAAGTTCGGAGCCGCCGCGCGCACCTGTCCTCGACGCGGCAAGCCGCAGGGTCGCTACGTGCCCGCACCGGTGCGGAAGACGGTATGGCTGCGCGATGGCGGCCACTGCACGTTCGTAGGTGAGAACGGGCGGCGCTGCGAGGAGCGAGCGCGCCTGGAATTCGATCACATCGAGCCGGTCGCACGAGGAGGGACTACCACCGCGGCGAACCTGCGGCTGCGCTGCCGGGCGCACAATCAGTACGAGGCCGAGCAGCTGTACGGAGTGGCATTCATGCGCGACAAGCGGGAGAAGTCGCAGCGCGGCGCTGTGAGAGCAAAGCCCGCAGCGAGTGCGACTGCAGGGCCGCGTGCGACCGCGGAGCCGAACACAGCCGCGCCCACTCCCGACAACGACGTGATCCCGTGGCTGCGGCGACTGGGGTTTCGCGCGGAAGAGGCGCGTCGCGGGGCGGCGTGCTGCGACGCCATCCCCGAGGCGTCGCTCGAGGAGCGAGTTCGGCGGGCGCTGACTCATCTCGCGCCGAGCTGCCGGCGTGACGGCCCTCAGGCGACGAGAAGTCCGGCGTGAGGGCGACGTGTCTCCTACACCATGTCCAGCACGCTCTGGATCATCTCGTCTGCGACATTCACGAGGCGCGCCGCGGCCTGGTAGGCGCGTTGCTGCCCCACGAGCAGCACCATCTCTTCGTCGACCGACACGCCGGACTCGCTCTGGCGCCTCACGTCGGCCTGAGTGACGAGGGTGTCCCAGGTCGCCACATCGTCACTCGCGCCACGCACCTGCATGGCGACGTCGCTCACCAGCGTGCCATACATGCCACGCATCGAGCGTCCGCCAAATGCGGTGAGGCTCAGGTTGTGAAGACCCGCGAGCTGAAGTGCGATCGCGCCATCGCCACCGGCGCCGCTCGAGGACGCCGCGATCATGCTGGGATTTCCCGAGACCGTCGCCGACAACTCGATGGTTCCGGCGGTGAGACCCGCGCCGTCGAAGAAGTCCACGCCCACTGCGCCATTCTGGGTGTAGCCGTTCTGATGAATCGCGTTGGTTTCGGTCACGACCGCTCGTACCAGTTCGTCGAGCTTGGCGCGAACCGCCGGGTAGGTGGTGTTCGCGAGCGTCTCGGCAGCCTTCAGCGTGCCGCCGCCGACGTCGACCGCGGCGCCGCCCACGAGACCGATCTGCCAGCCGCCGCTCCCGTTGCCACGCACTTCCAGCGTGCGAGCCGAGGCGTTGTCGACCAGCGTCGTGCTGCCGGCCAGGATCCCGATCGTGCCGTCGGTGCGTTCGATCACACGCACGCTGACGAGCTGTGAGAGTTCGTCGATCAGGCGATCGCGCTGGTCCATCAGGTCCGGCGCCGAACCGGCCGGGCCGGCTGCGCCGATCTGCGCGTTGAGCGCCGCGATGCGGCGCGTCAGGTCGTTCACCTGCTGCACACCGCCGGTCGCGGCCGAGCGCGCCTCCTCTTCGAGTCCCGAAATCGCGGCATCGACGCGACGCAGTTCGTTCACGAACCGTGACGCCGCGTTGAGCACCTGGGTGCGGTTGGTGACGTTCGCCGGATCGTTCGCGAGCTCACCGAATGCGGTGAACATCTCCTGCATGGATTCGCCGATTCCGCTCGAGCCGGCCGCGCCGAGCGCACCTTCGAGCGCGCCGAGCGAACCCGCCATTTGTCCCGAGAATCCGAGCGAGCCGGAGTTGCGACGATAGCCACCGTCGAGCAGCGTGTTGCGCAGTCGCATGAACTCCCCGATCTCGACACCACGACCCAGGTAACCCTGCGGCGTACGTGTCGGGACCGCCTGCACCAGTTCGAGACGCTGCCGCGAATAGCCGGGCGTCTGTGCATTCGCGATGTTGTGACCCGTCACCTCGATCGCGCGCTGATGCGCGAACAGGGCGGAGCGAGCGATGCTCAGCAGACTCTGGAGCGACATCTCAGGCCCTCCGGTCGAACAGGGCGCCCTGCCTCACCAAGGCTTCGTGCGGCTCGGGCGAGGCGGGGTACACGCTTGGAGTATCGGCGGAAAACAGCGTGGCAATGAACGAGTGATGGGCTTCCTGGGCCGCGGCAATGACCTTCTTGTTGATCGCGGCCTCGCGTGCGGCGTCGGCTGAAGCTTTGCGCAGCAGCGCACATGCGGCCGCG containing:
- a CDS encoding HNH endonuclease — protein: MPSYSLSHLADRVLLRDLASLVATDRVTTAALLAHLAEVEVRQLYRPAAYSSMLAYCVGELRLSESAALRRIRAARIARKFPVLFPAIADGRIHLTTVLLLATHLTPESVEELVAVTTHKTREEVEQLLAERFPQPDLPTSLQAMGLPAPPMARVANEHTAEVALELLQNETLLAAPVAAAPVGRARVAPLSADRYALQVTLAKETHDQLRYAQALLNHAVPSGDLAQVLDRALKALVRQLEQRKFGAAARTCPRRGKPQGRYVPAPVRKTVWLRDGGHCTFVGENGRRCEERARLEFDHIEPVARGGTTTAANLRLRCRAHNQYEAEQLYGVAFMRDKREKSQRGAVRAKPAASATAGPRATAEPNTAAPTPDNDVIPWLRRLGFRAEEARRGAACCDAIPEASLEERVRRALTHLAPSCRRDGPQATRSPA
- the flgK gene encoding flagellar hook-associated protein FlgK, with protein sequence MSLQSLLSIARSALFAHQRAIEVTGHNIANAQTPGYSRQRLELVQAVPTRTPQGYLGRGVEIGEFMRLRNTLLDGGYRRNSGSLGFSGQMAGSLGALEGALGAAGSSGIGESMQEMFTAFGELANDPANVTNRTQVLNAASRFVNELRRVDAAISGLEEEARSAATGGVQQVNDLTRRIAALNAQIGAAGPAGSAPDLMDQRDRLIDELSQLVSVRVIERTDGTIGILAGSTTLVDNASARTLEVRGNGSGGWQIGLVGGAAVDVGGGTLKAAETLANTTYPAVRAKLDELVRAVVTETNAIHQNGYTQNGAVGVDFFDGAGLTAGTIELSATVSGNPSMIAASSSGAGGDGAIALQLAGLHNLSLTAFGGRSMRGMYGTLVSDVAMQVRGASDDVATWDTLVTQADVRRQSESGVSVDEEMVLLVGQQRAYQAAARLVNVADEMIQSVLDMV